The Yersinia intermedia genome window below encodes:
- the rep gene encoding DNA helicase Rep produces the protein MRLNPSQQQAVEFVTGPCLVLAGAGSGKTRVITNKIAHLIRQCGYQPKHIAAVTFTNKAAREMKERVAQTLGRKEARGLMIATFHTLGLEIIKKEYVALGMKSNFSLFDAQDQLGLLKDLTHKWLEDDKTLLQQLISQISNWKNDLLDPAGAAAQARSERDKLFVHCYGLYDAHLKACNVLDFDDLITLPTLLLQNNLDVRERWQNRLRYLLVDEYQDTNTSQYQMVKLLVGNRARFTVVGDDDQSIYSWRGARPQNLVLLNEDFPQLQVIKLEQNYRSSGRILKAANILIANNPHVFEKRLFSELGYGDELKVITANNEDHEAERVIGELIAHHFVKKTQYSDYAILYRGNHQSRLFEKLLMQNRIPYRISGGDSFFSRPEIKDLLAYLRVLTNQDDDSAFLRIVNTPKREIGSTTVQKLGEWANLRNKSLFRASFDLGLSEHLKGRGLESLQRFTHWMDSIIRLVEREPVAAVRDLIHGIDYESWLFETSPSPKAAEMRMKNVNLLFSWMTEMLEGSELNEPVTLTQVVTRFTLRDMMDRGESDEEVDQVQLMTLHASKGLEFPYVFLVGMEEGLLPHQSSIDEDNVDEERRLAYVGITRAQRELFFTLCKERRQYGELIRPEPSRFLMELPQDDLKWEDERKAVSPEERMQKGQSHLANIRAQLANAKKQ, from the coding sequence ATGCGATTAAATCCCAGCCAACAACAAGCCGTCGAATTCGTCACTGGACCCTGCCTGGTGTTAGCCGGTGCGGGATCGGGCAAAACCAGAGTTATTACTAACAAGATTGCCCATTTGATCCGCCAGTGTGGTTATCAACCGAAACATATTGCGGCGGTGACCTTTACCAATAAAGCGGCACGTGAAATGAAAGAACGTGTGGCTCAGACGCTGGGGCGAAAAGAAGCACGTGGTTTGATGATCGCTACTTTTCATACTCTGGGATTGGAAATCATCAAAAAAGAGTATGTCGCGCTGGGGATGAAATCCAACTTCTCGCTGTTTGATGCACAGGACCAACTGGGGCTATTGAAAGATCTGACCCACAAGTGGTTGGAAGACGATAAAACGTTACTGCAACAATTGATATCCCAGATCTCTAACTGGAAGAATGATCTGTTAGATCCAGCAGGCGCGGCAGCTCAGGCACGATCTGAACGTGATAAATTGTTTGTGCATTGCTACGGCTTATATGACGCTCATTTGAAAGCCTGCAATGTGTTGGATTTCGACGACCTTATCACCCTGCCGACACTACTGTTGCAAAACAATCTGGACGTGCGCGAACGCTGGCAAAATCGCCTGCGATACCTGCTGGTCGATGAATACCAAGATACTAATACCAGCCAATATCAAATGGTTAAATTATTGGTGGGCAACCGGGCGCGTTTTACCGTGGTCGGTGATGATGACCAATCTATCTATTCATGGCGCGGGGCGCGGCCACAGAATTTAGTCTTATTGAATGAAGACTTCCCGCAGCTACAGGTGATCAAGCTGGAGCAAAATTACCGCTCTTCAGGGCGTATTCTGAAAGCTGCGAATATTCTGATTGCCAATAACCCGCATGTTTTTGAAAAGAGACTCTTTTCTGAGTTGGGCTATGGCGATGAGCTGAAAGTGATCACTGCCAATAACGAAGATCATGAGGCGGAAAGAGTGATCGGTGAGCTTATCGCCCATCACTTTGTCAAAAAGACCCAATACAGCGACTATGCCATTTTATATCGCGGTAACCATCAGTCGCGATTGTTCGAAAAGCTGCTGATGCAAAACCGTATCCCTTATCGTATCTCTGGGGGGGATTCATTTTTCTCGCGGCCAGAGATCAAAGACCTACTGGCGTATTTGCGGGTATTGACCAATCAGGATGATGACAGCGCATTTTTACGTATTGTGAATACACCAAAGCGCGAGATAGGTTCAACGACCGTTCAAAAACTGGGGGAATGGGCCAACTTACGGAATAAAAGCCTGTTTCGTGCCAGTTTTGATTTGGGGTTAAGTGAGCATCTGAAAGGCCGTGGCCTGGAGTCATTGCAGCGTTTCACGCACTGGATGGATAGCATTATTCGGCTGGTCGAACGCGAGCCCGTGGCGGCAGTGCGGGATCTAATCCACGGCATCGATTATGAAAGTTGGTTGTTCGAAACCTCTCCCAGCCCAAAAGCCGCAGAAATGCGGATGAAGAACGTTAATCTTTTATTCAGTTGGATGACTGAAATGCTGGAAGGCTCAGAGCTGAATGAGCCGGTGACGCTGACTCAGGTTGTGACACGTTTTACTCTGCGTGACATGATGGATCGGGGGGAAAGTGATGAAGAAGTGGATCAAGTGCAATTAATGACCTTGCATGCTTCCAAAGGGCTGGAGTTTCCTTATGTGTTTTTGGTTGGCATGGAAGAGGGCTTGCTGCCGCACCAAAGCAGTATCGACGAAGATAATGTAGATGAAGAGCGGCGCTTGGCGTATGTGGGTATCACCCGCGCCCAGCGTGAGTTGTTCTTTACCTTATGCAAAGAGCGGCGGCAGTATGGTGAGCTGATTCGGCCGGAACCCAGTCGCTTTCTGATGGAGTTACCGCAAGACGACTTGAAATGGGAAGATGAGCGCAAAGCCGTTAGCCCAGAAGAGCGGATGCAGAAAGGCCAGAGTCATCTGGCCAATATTCGTGCACAATTAGCGAATGCGAAGAAACAATAG